AATTTGTGTTGAAATCTCTAATTGAACTCAATATTCATTCAGCACTTTCTTAAAGTTTTGCCCGTTGTAAGTATTGGATTAGGACTTTTGAGTATTTAAATCAAAGGCTTTTGACCCAAATGCATGCGATTCGGATGAATCTAGATTAgattatgcaaattaaaaagaaaataccatTGTCCCCGACATGAATGGTCATGTACAAGTCAAAGTTGTGTGTCGGGTATTTGCCTAATATTTTGGATCCACGTGAGTTAGGGTTATATGTGACATGTGTGTCTAATGTAAGGGttaattgagataaaattcacTTTAAGGCTTTGTTTGGAAAATAAGGGAAATTGaaagattataatttttgtgagaTAAAGCGGTGGAGAAAATTTAGCATTTTGGGtgttttttcttgcattttcgTTACCAAacttgcttccacatgtgcatgaGGAGCAATGTGCAAAAGAAGTCGCACTTGGGGGGCATATTTCCAAATTTTACGATATTGTGTTGGATAGAGGTGATTAAAATGTAAAGTGTGAGTAGAAATAACCATgataaaaatgaagagaagaggcttttaaattacaatgTTATTTGGATACTattgaatgataaaattgaGACTAATGCTAATATTTTTGGTGTTCAGAATGTCCTTTAACGTGTATAgctcaaaatcaaaaaagagagcgaaaggagaaaatatttatttctttgttttaaaTGGCAATCCTTTGAAGCCTTTCTCACGAAGGGACTTGGTtcgatggaaaaaaaagaatatagtaATTATAGTTGTGTAGGCCtaatatccttaaaaaaaaacctcaacTTCAAGTCTAGTCCAAATTctgtccttttattttttatttgttgtctTGTAAAAAGttactaagggtgcgtttggttgtgttttgtttaaaaattgttccaggaaacgaaataaaaaaaaagtgtttctattccaggaacaatttcgaacaaaaaaaaacgcgtttggtaaatttgttagggaacaaaaaataaataaaaacacgtttggtaaatttatataatttttttaatatttttattttatttttctattttctttcttatttttcttatttatttttccttttttttttttttttcttctttggccggtcgccggcctcggccatggccggcgtcggcgagggcgagggcggcctcgccttggccgggcgagctcaagctcgcccggatcccaaggccgagcctcgccgccgccgggcgagctcggcctcgccgccggTGAGGTCGAGGTCGAGCTTGGCCGTGGCGGGCTCGGCTCGCCgcctggccgggcgaggctcggcctcgcccgggcgagctcgagctcgcccagatccggcaaggccgagcttgcccggcggcgaggctcggcctcgccggccaccgccgcgACGCCGACATGGCGGTGgcgggcaaggccgagcctcgccgggccgggcgagctcggcctcgcccggcccacggccgagctcggcctcgccggggccggcgagcctcgtcgtggccgggcgaggccgccggccatggccaaggccggtgacctggccaaagaaaaataaagaaaaagaagaagaaaagaaaaaaaaaaaaagagaagtatttctagattttgttcttaaacaagaaacaactttttgtgtttctttgtttttttcttttttgttcacaggaacaaagaacaaaaaaaaggaacacaaacgcacacaaacgcgtttgttccttttttgttcccagaaaaaaaacagaaatttgttCTGGGAATAGAAACAGTGGtgcaaccaaacgcaccctaactTTTACTCAAATCCAATATTTGCCTATTTTAACCCCTTGTCCAAAATTTATCGTTGATGACCGATGTATGAAAAACTCCTGAGTGCAAGCTATTTGAGCGTCTGAGCCGAGCATCCCAAACGTGAGCTCTCTGATTGCATGATATGGAAGACTCTTGAACATGAGAAATTGAAAGCTAATCACATAATTGAAGATCCCAAAACAAGATTGAAAGCAAATTCTCTCGAGAGTAAAAGCAATTGAATAAATGTTACCTTAATCGCTCCaatttttatccaaatttcagatcCAAGAACACATCATTTGCCTAGGCGTTTTGTTGAGTctaaaatttggggaaaaactaGAGTGATAATGCGAAAATGCCACTTAGGGTTGCTAAGGGCTATTTTGGATAGATAATTAATAGGACAAATATGGTACTTAAGTAAAAGTTTGTAATTTCTTTATATGACAGCAAAATTATGGTAGAATTTGGACTTGACCTAAACTTAGGGGTTTTtgcaagatagaaaaaaattagagtaaatTTGAGATTGGAAGTAAAGTTTAGCATGCCTAGTTGAGTATCATATCATATGAGTGAttatagttttaaaatttgataaaatcaGTTAAATTAGTGATCATTGATGTTAATCATATAAGATATGCTTTGTACCTTAATTTTCGCCCCCCAATGTTGATTGAAGGGATGAAAGTACCATATTTAGTCAAGACACCCCATTCCCAAATTGATCAATCGAATTACCTAACAATCACAAAGATTGGTACCTTGATCCCCTCTTTGCATAATTTGATTATATGTCCAGTATTTGCATATTACCAAGTCAAGTCAAGCTCGGATAGCGAGATTAATACTCGATTGAACTAAAGCGAAGTTAGATTCCAAGAGCCAAATTCGCAAAGTGAGTTGAGTTGGGTTTGGTATTATATGAGCTCGACTCCTCTTGATTATCCTCCTAATTTATGGAGACGAAGGTAGCTTAAAAAGACATGCAAACATCATAATTAAGGTTCTATCTTAAATGagataaatgaattatttattttgaaaaaattgttttgagCGTTGGAATTTTTCATTTGCGATTTTTCCTTCacaatttgaaataaaaaaatgattaaaaagaCTATATAGTTTATATGCCAATATTTggattataatttaaaattttcaagcgTTTCAGGTTTAATAAATTTCGAAACAAAAGTTACAacacaaatcaaaatttaaaagtagAGTTTATGATTTTCACACGTGCGAGACTTTGGCGGGAAATCGAAGAACACACGGATGCACCAATTTGTTGCAGGCTCCATTTTCTCCCTCTCCGCTCACCTCCCTcgttctctttttcccttccctcctccctcttccAACCTCCCATGGACTCCGATTCCGATTCCGGCGGCTCTCACGTCTCCGCCACTCCTCCACGAGACCGcactccgccgccgccgccgccgaaacCGAGGGCTAGACCAACCTCCTCTTCACGCTCCTCCGCCAGAACCGCCGCCCCAAAGCCCCAGAACAACCGTCTGCCGAAACCCTCAGACCTTCCCTCGCAAGATCCGGCTCCGATTTCGACACCATCTCCTCTCTCCACCGCGCCTTTCCACGTCCGACGTCCGTCGGATCAACCGAAaccgtcgccgccgtcgatTCCTTCCAGATTCTCCGAGCTGGCCACTTCTCCAAATCCGCTTCGTTTTCCAAACTTCAAAGACCTTCTCTCAACTTCGAGACTCAGGAATCTGATTTATCCGGATCGAAACCGGAGCTCAAGAGTGAAACCGTGGAGAGAGACGGATCAGCTGTCAACTCCTCGAGTTCAGTGAAAGCTGTGCGGAAGAACCTGAATTTGATTAGAGCTAATGTGCCTCTTCCCCCGGCGAAGGTGCGAAAGAGTGGCGGAGAAGGTAATTTTGTTAGGCTTAATATGAACCACAACAACTACCGGCGCAAGTTCCTTAGCAAAAGTGCAAGGAAGAATGGCCGCTCCTCAGGTTTTAAACGattcccaaaaagaagaaagggaaaatctAGGGCTGAAACTGAGGCTCAAACGGAAGGCGTTTTTGAGGAAGAAGGGCTGGTCACAGATTCCACGAAACAAAAGAATAGGCAAGAGAGCGAGAGAAGGAAGTTCGATAGTGAATCCATCGAGGCGGCTCTTTCAGCTGTTAGAAATGACGCTTCAGATGTGAATTTGGTGAATCTGTTGAAATTGGTGTATGGTTATGATTCGTTCCGTGATGGACAATTGGAGGCCCTCAGATTGGTTCTTGCAGGGAAATCGACTATGCTGGTTTTGCCAACTGGTGCTGGCAAATCCTTGTGTTATCAGATACCTTCCATGATCTTACCCGGGATGACCCTGGTAGTGAGCCCTTTAGTGGCTTTGATGATTGATCAGCTAAAACAGTTGCCTCCAATGATTAACGGTGGTCTTTTGTGTAGCAGTCAGGCAAGTAGTGGGTTGTGATTTGTCTCAGTGTTCCATCCTATGCTTCTTGGAATTGAgtgattgtttttctttgtctcAGACGTTGCAAGAGACATCAGAGACACTGAGGCTGCTCCAAGAAGGCAGCATTAAGGTGAACACGTCAAGAATCTTATTCAAGTTGCTCGTCAAATAGTTATCAATATTTGGTATTCTGGACAAAGTCTTGTCAATCTATTTTCTCTCAATAGTGCCATCACATCATTATGCAGGTCATTTACCTGCATCTGCCACTGTATCGTTAGAGATTTTTATCTTTATATTGTTCATATCACGTATATGCTCTGAACTTTGTCCATACTCCCTTTTAGTGATATTAAGATTCTTgattttccctatttttatgAGGTGAAACTGAAAAAGATGCTCTTCAGGTGCTTTATGTATCTCCAGAAAGGTTCCTGAATGAGGACTTCATGGCAATATTCTCTACTGTTCAACTTGTGTCGCTTGTGGTAATTGATGAAGCTCACTGCCTATCTGAATGGTAAGTCCTAGAGAAACTAGTTTCTCATTCTGAGACTATGAAGCTAGTTGTTACCTTTCTTTAGTCTCTAATGGCTCTCTCTCTTGCATACAAGTGAAACTGAAAAACTACTAATCTGCTGTTAATTTTTCACACAGGTCACACAATTTTCGGCCTTCATATACCAGACTTAGGGCTTCTCTGTTTCGCATTAGGCTCCATGTTAATTGTATTCTTGCAATGACAGCAACAGCCACTTCAACAACTTTGGATGCAGTAATGGGTGCATTAGAAATTCCCTCTTCCAATCTCATCCGGAAGGTCCCATTAAGGGATAACCTACAGTTATTCATCTCCTTGAGTCATAACAGGTGAGTTTCCTCATCCATATGTGTTTTTTTGACCGGCTTTGTCACTCTCGATTGCTTAATCTATTGAACCTGATGGTCGAAATTTGTATATGACAGGATGAAAGACCTGCTGATGCTATTAAGGTCGTCTCCCTATTCAGAAGTTCAGAGCATCATTGTGTACTGCAAATTTCAGGTTCATTCTCAAGTCTTATGATTATCTACTAAACTTTTCATAAGAGGGTGAAAAATCCCATACTTATTCAGTTACACAATTGTGCACTCCTCTATTTTAGCCCCTGGTTCCGGATTTTTAGTAGAGCACAAACTGTCCTCTGAGTCCAAGTAGTTTGGACATCTTGTTTCCATGATTTTGTACATTGGAATATATGTTACCTATGATTGGACTCATATACTATTAAGATCTTCAATAGAACAGTGAGCTATACTTAATTGACATTGCAGTCTGAGACGGATCAAATTAGCAGATATTTACGTGACAACAATATCTCTGCAAAGGTTGGTGTTCTTTATTTTCATACTTAAAGTTTCTTTTCACATCTCCTGATTTCACTTTCAATTGCTGAATTCAAGTTCTAATCTAACATAGTTCCTGGAATTGCTAAATAGAGTTATCACAGTGGGATCCCGGCAAAGGATCGAACCCGTATCCAGGAGTTGTTCTGTTCCAACAAGATTAGAGTGGTACTTTTATAACACAGTCCTCAATGCATCGAATACCATCTGGCCTTTCATTGTTTTTCGTTACTACGTATACTAGTTATATAATTGTTATGGGCTGTGGAAGTTTAAGTAATAATTTGGTTTCTTGTATGAAGATTGTTGCAACAGTGGCATTTGGCATGGGACTCGATAAAAGGGACATTGGAGCGGTAAGAAGAAAAACTATTGCTCACTTTGATCTGCAACACGAAGTGGTCCGTGTCATTACATGAATAGTTCTAGATATTTTTAGTGACACGGTAGACTATTGATGCATGGATGGGATAGTCCAACCTGTGGCACATAAGTGATTCATTGAACATAGTGAGCCCAAGCAGCTGCTGTATGCTTGTAGCCAACATCGACTGACACGGAGTTTTGGGACTTTTGTACTTAACACTTGTTTGAACTTCATCGGAGAAATTCTTAAGGAACTGGAATGAATATCAATAAACCTTGATCCATGCTTAGACTTATTTTGTTATACATTAACGAGTGCATCGATTGCACCACCGAGCCAAGATGACATGGTGCAATATCTTCAAGAGCTCCCACAGTTTAACTTAACCGTATTCTATAGGCGAGCTATTAAAATCATATTCACCTTTGATATCCATCAACTCTCTTTCTTCATGCCTCATCAAGATTTCTTTGTTCCTGATGTCACTCATATGCATCTCCTTCAGATCATCCATTACAGCCTTCCCAACAGCTTGGAAGAATATGTACAGGTTAACCTCtccctttattctttttttcaagattttcattACAATAGGTTCCTATAAATGACGAGCTTAGAGTGTTGTAGGAGATTGGCCGTGCTGGACGAGATGGGAGGGTGTCATATTGCCATCTCTTCTATGATGATACGACATACTTCAAGCTCCGTAGTCTTGCTCACAGGTTAACAAATTTACAATCCTATCGTTTGCTTCACTTTTATAGAGGGACATCAAACGTATAGGGCTGAGTTGCATATTGAATTTGTGCTATCTCAGTGATGGAGTGGATGAGTATGCAGTGAATAAGTTCCTTTGCCAAGTTTTCAACAATGGGACAACTTTGCATGGCCGAATTTTTTCAATCATGAAAGAATCGGCATCTCGACGGTTTGATATGAAAGAAGAGGTACCTGCCTTGCAATTTCAGTGCTACAGATGATATTATTGCTAGAGAACTCTCTAAGAATAGCAGAAGCCAGGATGTACTGAAGAACAATTCTCATATTTTCCATACTAAATGTTATATTGTAACTTTGGGGCAGATTACTATGCTAGTTTGATGTTGTTTTGTGTCGCTAATGCTGTTGGTAGTGTTGCCATAGCTTAAATTTGTTTCTGTATCAGCAACTGATTGTTACATGCAGTTGGATGGGGGATCAGTTGAATTTATTCTTGTTTTCATTTGTAAGCAATTCACATGctcaagaagcaaaagagaaacaaatagTGGCAACTAACTTCACTATGCAGACCTGGTTATTTATCGTTTATGTAGTAGACCCTATGTAGAAATGTTGTTCGAGTCTAGTGAT
The nucleotide sequence above comes from Eucalyptus grandis isolate ANBG69807.140 chromosome 2, ASM1654582v1, whole genome shotgun sequence. Encoded proteins:
- the LOC104433646 gene encoding LOW QUALITY PROTEIN: ATP-dependent DNA helicase Q-like 5 (The sequence of the model RefSeq protein was modified relative to this genomic sequence to represent the inferred CDS: deleted 2 bases in 1 codon; substituted 3 bases at 3 genomic stop codons); this encodes MDSDSDSGGSHVSATPPRDRTPPPPPPKPRARPTSSSRSSARTAAPKPQNNRLPKPSDLPSQDPAPISTPSPLSTAPFHVRRPSDQPKPAAVDSFQILRAGHFSKSASFSKLQRPSLNFETQESDLSGSKPELKSETVERDGSAVNSSSSVKAVRKNLNLIRANVPLPPAKVRKSGGEGNFVRLNMNHNNYRRKFLSKSARKNGRSSGFKRFPKRRKGKSRAETEAQTEGVFEEEGLVTDSTKQKNRQESERRKFDSESIEAALSAVRNDASDVNLVNLLKLVYGYDSFRDGQLEALRLVLAGKSTMLVLPTGAGKSLCYQIPSMILPGMTLVVSPLVALMIDQLKQLPPMINGGLLCSSQTLQETSETLRLLQEGSIKVLYVSPERFLNEDFMAIFSTVQLVSLVVIDEAHCLSEWSHNFRPSYTRLRASLFRIRLHVNCILAMTATATSTTLDAVMGALEIPSSNLIRKVPLRDNLQLFISLSHNRXVSSSICVFLTGFVTLDCLIYXTXWSKFVYDRMKDLLMLLRSSPYSEVQSIIVYCKFQSETDQISRYLRDNNISAKSYHSGIPAKDRTRIQELFCSNKIRVIVATVAFGMGLDKRDIGAIIHYSLPNSLEEYVQEIGRAGRDGRVSYCHLFYDDTTYFKLRSLAHSDGVDEYAVNKFLCQVFNNGTTLHGRIFSIMKESASRRFDMKEEVMLTILTHLELGEVQYLQLLLQLNVSCTLNFHQTQPVLLADKDIVIAAILKKSELRQGQYVFDIPTVANSVGATAAELTSWLQNLKLKGEITYETKDSAYSYMVANVPEDICSLSANVTKWLSDVESCKVHKLDAMNDAAVFALNTCERTNGCSSTQHTWCLQRKIMDYFDRDNHCDIPTKMTQSSTFLRADIKVFLQSNSQAKFTPRAVARILHGISSPAYPAMSWGRTHFWGRYMKMDFQVVMEAAKAELMNFVGKDTA